In Virgibacillus sp. NKC19-16, a single genomic region encodes these proteins:
- a CDS encoding lysine N(6)-hydroxylase/L-ornithine N(5)-oxygenase family protein encodes MSRELYDMIGIGIGPYNLGMAALLENTPELDGVFFDKTPKFEWHPGMLIEHMSLTIPFLADLVTFADPTSKFTYINYLHEQNRLQQFYFFRKFQAPRQEYNDYLGWVAGQLDQLHFGYEVVDVIDHKEADEPHYEVVVEKISTKNRTSYFTKNVVMGTGSEPFVLDTMEGQPKEDVLHTSRYMYEKEDLVQSPNITVVGSGQSAIEVLLDLLKEQENKEFQLTLLTRSSGLFQLENAKFGQEYFSPDFIDYFHSLDLKQRDNTLETLGSLRKGINPETLMELYETLYHKTIGKKKQPVTIQPNTEVKNLSKKNNKYVLHCHQWQKENDFEYETNKVILATGYKPHIPDWFYDRFQDAIEWEDDKRYKVTRDYQLTFKSKRDHHFFTLTNLEHSHGTAATNLALSVQRNIQIINLVAGREVYQNKRNTIFQQFRMEDES; translated from the coding sequence ATGTCGCGCGAATTATACGATATGATCGGTATTGGCATTGGGCCTTACAACCTTGGAATGGCGGCTCTTCTTGAGAATACACCTGAACTTGATGGTGTGTTTTTCGATAAGACGCCGAAGTTTGAATGGCATCCCGGGATGTTAATTGAACATATGAGTTTGACAATCCCATTTTTAGCGGACCTTGTCACGTTTGCTGATCCAACAAGCAAGTTCACGTATATCAATTATTTACACGAACAAAACCGCCTGCAACAGTTCTATTTCTTTCGCAAATTTCAGGCCCCGCGCCAGGAATATAATGATTACCTCGGGTGGGTCGCAGGTCAGTTAGATCAGCTACACTTCGGTTATGAAGTTGTGGATGTTATCGACCATAAAGAAGCTGATGAGCCTCATTATGAGGTGGTAGTGGAAAAAATCTCAACCAAAAATCGAACCTCTTACTTTACAAAAAATGTAGTAATGGGAACTGGTAGCGAACCATTTGTGCTGGATACGATGGAAGGACAACCAAAGGAAGATGTGTTACATACGAGTCGGTACATGTATGAAAAGGAAGATCTGGTTCAATCACCAAATATTACGGTAGTAGGTTCCGGTCAAAGCGCCATTGAAGTACTTCTGGATCTATTGAAGGAACAAGAAAATAAAGAGTTTCAATTGACGTTACTCACCCGTTCCAGTGGACTGTTTCAGTTGGAGAATGCCAAATTTGGCCAGGAATATTTTTCACCTGACTTTATAGATTACTTTCATTCGCTCGACCTTAAGCAGCGAGATAACACATTGGAAACCCTAGGGAGCTTGAGAAAAGGGATTAATCCGGAAACGCTGATGGAACTATATGAGACGCTTTATCACAAAACAATTGGAAAAAAGAAGCAACCGGTAACGATCCAACCCAATACAGAAGTAAAGAATCTAAGTAAAAAGAATAACAAGTATGTCTTGCATTGTCATCAGTGGCAAAAAGAAAATGACTTTGAATACGAAACGAATAAGGTTATCCTGGCCACCGGGTATAAACCGCATATTCCGGACTGGTTTTATGATCGTTTTCAAGACGCAATTGAGTGGGAAGATGACAAGCGTTATAAAGTCACCAGGGATTATCAGCTCACGTTTAAGTCCAAAAGAGACCATCATTTTTTCACCCTAACAAATTTGGAGCATTCTCATGGAACAGCAGCCACCAATTTAGCCTTATCCGTCCAAAGAAACATCCAAATCATCAACCTGGTCGCAGGACGGGAAGTATATCAAAACAAACGGAATACGATTTTTCAACAGTTTAGGATGGAAGATGAATCTTAA